From a region of the Agrobacterium tumefaciens genome:
- the nagZ gene encoding beta-N-acetylhexosaminidase, translating to MTVSKAMILGCSGLELTADEISLYRDERPWGFILFGRNIGEPQQITDLVASMRDAIGRPNAPVLIDQEGGRVQRIKPPILQAYPNARILGEIYERDRETGLRAAWLMSRLHAFDLMRFGINVDCLPVLDVPVEGASNVIGNRAYGYAPEMVAEMGQAAANGLKAGGMLPVMKHMPGHGRGMVDSHHELPVVDVPLDELDRHDFVPFRALRHELMAMSAHLVFNAVDRERPATTSAKVIDEIIRGRIGFDGLLMSDDSSMNALKGTLGERAANIVEGGCDIVLHCNGVMGEMLQVVKEVPVLSGRALERARAVEIGFTVADAADEAELRAEFNAMWAVS from the coding sequence ATGACAGTTTCCAAAGCTATGATCCTTGGGTGCAGCGGTCTTGAACTGACGGCGGATGAAATCTCCCTTTATCGCGATGAGCGCCCCTGGGGCTTTATTCTGTTCGGTCGCAATATCGGCGAGCCGCAGCAGATTACCGATCTGGTTGCATCGATGCGTGACGCTATCGGCCGCCCGAATGCGCCGGTGCTGATCGATCAGGAAGGCGGACGTGTGCAGCGCATCAAGCCGCCGATCCTTCAGGCCTATCCGAACGCCCGCATTCTCGGTGAGATCTATGAGCGCGATCGCGAGACGGGATTGCGTGCGGCCTGGCTGATGTCACGCCTGCATGCCTTCGATCTGATGAGGTTCGGCATCAATGTCGACTGCCTGCCGGTGCTGGACGTACCGGTGGAGGGCGCCAGCAACGTCATCGGCAACCGCGCCTACGGTTACGCGCCTGAGATGGTTGCGGAGATGGGGCAGGCGGCCGCCAACGGCCTGAAGGCTGGCGGCATGCTGCCGGTGATGAAGCATATGCCTGGCCATGGTCGCGGCATGGTGGATTCGCATCATGAGTTGCCAGTTGTCGATGTTCCTCTCGATGAACTGGATCGTCACGACTTCGTGCCGTTCCGCGCCCTCCGACACGAATTGATGGCGATGAGCGCTCATCTCGTTTTCAATGCCGTCGATCGCGAACGCCCGGCCACCACTTCTGCCAAGGTCATCGACGAGATCATCCGTGGCCGTATCGGCTTCGATGGTCTGCTGATGTCGGACGACAGCTCTATGAATGCGCTCAAGGGCACGCTTGGCGAGCGGGCGGCGAATATTGTTGAGGGCGGCTGTGATATAGTCTTGCATTGCAACGGCGTGATGGGTGAAATGCTTCAGGTCGTGAAGGAAGTTCCCGTCCTTTCCGGCCGCGCCCTGGAGCGGGCACGCGCCGTCGAGATCGGCTTTACGGTGGCGGATGCAGCCGATGAGGCGGAACTGAGAGCCGAATTCAACGCCATGTGGGCCGTTTCCTGA
- a CDS encoding SPOR domain-containing protein, whose amino-acid sequence MVEKNVAYNRGNRSEEFADNDPLAELARIVGFEDRPAHVTSQATQSAASPDVRREPEFNLEDELLREFEVYDAPSADPVVLDPANDVRGGIHAGDFMQRVESVFARREPEFAPVEEPQVREEPLPGAEFAYAQQDEGAHAFDIRNDFRDDAGAVAEVFDVQPREPQPVAYEEPVYEQAAWQPEPSFEPQQAEWHEMPALPADISSSAQPYAHAEVAQAPTFDLADEVEQAVAAEAPVTPAPVQPHVAPSVRAPSQVGRSSLEFSGLRLPLANFGARRDVPAAEPRRVEPTPVAVQAQDAAATFAPVAEVAATPSSDQLSPMDELIYDVAKYSIPTRAPEAPAAQEPVAAAPVRKEPVVEAVAPKPVEAPVMADFDGFNDDDFELALDDLDLDLDLSEIASIDVVSEPQPVAVAPAPVVAAQPKPAPVAPPIPVRVATPPAQRPATVTVAAAPVVAAASRVAAPAPVVAAPAPVAVAPAPRPAAPVAAAPAPQVAEPASLESLPFDPSQIGETEEHPETITEMDVPELPVAAFEPKPVRRQEEDLDIDTELAALFAPAVTGGLDRHKHAEARGNAQQARPAAPAPQDVDEFERALEEDFRRSMQEASVSRGNQMQDDGYADHQAAYRGEEERSGRRWLMPVAAAVGLVLIGGGVYALMFGGSSSTGSGGAPVIISADNDPTKVVPENPGGRVVPNQDKAVYDRVAGGSAADPKQPSLISSSEEPVDVVQRTLIPEQLPLEGENDGEMEAAGTPVGETEDPRLLSPQEKAAQTETAATPGVSPRKVRTMIVKPDGTLVAQEIDAPAAPQPAADKVAELAAPPVNNAGEGAPAVIAASRVAVTPEPAQPHTPAATTAPAANQNGAPVPAARPSAQPANVVATVTNQGNVRPTTPATPAQPQATQQTAAATPAVTNTASSGGYYVQVASLPSQAEAQKSYQSLSAKFGSVIGGRGVDIKAAEIAGKGTFYRVRIPAGDKNEAVALCERYRAAGGSCLVAR is encoded by the coding sequence ATGGTCGAAAAAAATGTCGCGTATAACCGGGGCAACCGGTCCGAGGAATTCGCTGACAATGATCCTTTGGCAGAGCTGGCGCGTATCGTCGGCTTCGAGGATCGTCCTGCGCATGTGACGTCCCAGGCTACGCAGTCCGCTGCGTCGCCCGATGTCCGGCGCGAACCCGAATTCAATCTTGAAGACGAACTTCTGCGCGAGTTCGAGGTCTATGACGCGCCAAGCGCCGATCCGGTCGTTCTCGATCCGGCAAACGACGTGCGCGGCGGCATTCATGCCGGTGATTTCATGCAGCGCGTCGAATCCGTTTTCGCACGGCGCGAGCCGGAATTTGCGCCGGTCGAAGAGCCGCAGGTCAGGGAAGAGCCGCTTCCCGGCGCGGAGTTCGCCTATGCGCAGCAGGATGAGGGCGCACACGCCTTCGATATCCGCAATGATTTCCGTGATGATGCAGGCGCTGTCGCCGAAGTGTTCGACGTCCAGCCTCGCGAGCCACAGCCGGTAGCTTACGAAGAGCCGGTTTACGAGCAGGCCGCGTGGCAGCCGGAGCCATCCTTCGAGCCGCAGCAGGCCGAATGGCATGAAATGCCTGCGCTGCCTGCCGATATTTCCTCGAGCGCACAGCCCTATGCGCATGCCGAGGTCGCACAGGCTCCGACGTTCGATCTCGCCGACGAGGTCGAGCAGGCGGTTGCTGCAGAAGCGCCGGTGACGCCAGCGCCCGTTCAGCCGCATGTCGCTCCTTCCGTCCGCGCCCCGTCGCAGGTTGGCCGTTCGTCGCTGGAGTTCTCCGGCCTTCGTCTGCCGCTTGCCAATTTCGGCGCCCGTCGGGATGTGCCGGCTGCCGAACCGCGCCGTGTTGAGCCGACACCGGTTGCAGTTCAGGCACAGGATGCTGCAGCTACCTTCGCGCCTGTCGCCGAGGTTGCGGCCACGCCTTCCTCAGACCAGCTTTCGCCAATGGACGAGTTGATCTACGACGTCGCCAAATATTCCATTCCGACCCGCGCGCCGGAAGCTCCCGCCGCGCAGGAGCCTGTTGCTGCCGCTCCCGTTCGCAAGGAACCGGTTGTTGAAGCGGTTGCTCCGAAGCCTGTCGAAGCGCCTGTCATGGCCGATTTTGACGGTTTCAACGACGACGATTTCGAACTGGCCCTCGATGATCTCGATCTGGATCTCGACCTGTCGGAAATCGCTTCTATCGATGTTGTCTCTGAGCCGCAGCCTGTCGCAGTCGCACCGGCACCAGTCGTTGCTGCGCAGCCGAAGCCTGCGCCTGTCGCGCCGCCGATCCCTGTTCGGGTCGCCACGCCGCCGGCACAGCGTCCTGCCACTGTCACGGTTGCTGCCGCACCTGTTGTTGCTGCTGCAAGCCGCGTTGCTGCCCCGGCTCCTGTTGTTGCGGCGCCTGCGCCCGTTGCCGTAGCACCGGCTCCGCGTCCGGCAGCCCCTGTTGCCGCAGCACCGGCACCGCAAGTGGCTGAGCCCGCCTCGCTTGAAAGCCTGCCGTTTGATCCTTCGCAGATCGGCGAAACCGAGGAGCATCCGGAAACCATCACCGAGATGGATGTTCCGGAACTGCCGGTTGCCGCTTTCGAACCGAAGCCGGTTCGCCGTCAGGAAGAAGACCTCGACATCGACACTGAACTCGCGGCCCTGTTTGCGCCAGCAGTGACGGGTGGTCTTGATCGCCATAAACATGCCGAAGCCCGCGGAAACGCGCAGCAGGCACGTCCGGCCGCGCCGGCGCCGCAGGATGTCGACGAGTTCGAGCGCGCACTGGAAGAGGACTTCCGTCGCTCCATGCAGGAAGCCTCGGTGTCTCGCGGTAACCAGATGCAGGACGATGGTTATGCCGACCATCAGGCAGCTTATCGTGGTGAAGAAGAACGTTCCGGTCGCCGCTGGCTGATGCCGGTTGCGGCAGCCGTTGGCCTCGTGCTGATCGGTGGTGGTGTCTACGCTCTGATGTTCGGCGGTTCGTCGAGCACGGGCTCTGGCGGTGCGCCGGTCATCATTTCCGCCGACAACGATCCGACCAAAGTCGTTCCGGAAAATCCGGGCGGTCGTGTTGTCCCGAACCAGGACAAGGCCGTTTATGATCGCGTTGCCGGTGGCAGTGCTGCAGATCCGAAGCAGCCGTCGCTGATTTCCAGCAGCGAAGAGCCTGTCGATGTGGTTCAGCGTACGCTGATCCCCGAGCAGCTTCCGCTGGAAGGCGAAAACGACGGTGAAATGGAAGCTGCAGGTACGCCTGTTGGTGAAACCGAAGATCCGCGCCTCCTGTCTCCGCAGGAAAAGGCCGCACAGACGGAAACGGCTGCAACCCCAGGCGTTTCGCCGCGCAAGGTCCGCACGATGATCGTCAAGCCCGACGGCACGCTCGTTGCGCAGGAAATCGATGCTCCGGCAGCACCACAGCCGGCGGCTGACAAGGTTGCTGAGCTGGCGGCGCCGCCGGTCAACAATGCGGGTGAGGGTGCTCCGGCCGTGATCGCCGCATCGCGTGTTGCCGTTACGCCTGAACCGGCGCAGCCGCACACGCCTGCTGCAACGACGGCTCCGGCTGCCAACCAGAATGGCGCTCCTGTTCCGGCGGCTCGTCCGTCCGCTCAGCCTGCCAACGTGGTTGCGACCGTGACCAATCAGGGCAATGTTCGCCCGACGACGCCGGCAACGCCTGCGCAGCCGCAGGCCACGCAGCAGACGGCTGCGGCGACCCCGGCTGTCACGAACACGGCGTCTTCCGGTGGTTATTACGTCCAGGTTGCCTCCTTGCCGAGCCAGGCTGAAGCGCAGAAGTCCTACCAGAGCCTGTCCGCCAAGTTCGGTTCCGTCATCGGCGGCCGCGGCGTGGACATCAAGGCAGCCGAAATTGCCGGCAAGGGCACGTTCTACCGCGTCCGCATCCCGGCCGGTGACAAGAACGAAGCCGTAGCGTTGTGCGAACGCTACCGCGCTGCCGGCGGAAGCTGCCTCGTCGCACGCTGA
- a CDS encoding arginine--tRNA ligase, whose product MNIFADFDTRIKNALETVDLVKQNRENIDFGRVTVEAPRDASHGDVATNAAMVLAKPLGTNPRALAELIVPALQQDPDVDSVNVAGPGFINLKVSVGYWQRLLSGMISEGTDFGRSKVGVGQKINVEYVSANPTGPMHVGHCRGAVVGDTLANLLSFAGYDVTKEYYINDAGSQIDVLARSVFLRYREALGEDVGVIPPGLYPGDYLVPVGQALADEYGIKLRTMPEEKWMPIVKDKAIDAMMVMIREDLAALNVKHDVFFSERTLHAGNGGPILSAINDLTFKGHVYKGTLPPPKGELPDDWEDREQTLFRSTEVGDDMDRALMKSDGSYTYFAADVAYFKNKYDRGFNEMIYVLGADHGGYVKRLEAVARAVSEGKSKLTVLLCQLVKLFRDGEPVKMSKRSGDFVTLRDVVDEVGRDPVRFMMLYRKNSEPLDFDFAKVTEQSKDNPVFYVQYAHARCMSVFRQAKEAFPGLAPTQEELAASASLISDINELQLVAKLAEYPRLIESAALTHEPHRLAFYLYDLASFFHGHWNKGKDQPELRFVNDKNRELSIARLGLVNAVANVLKSGLALLGADAPDEMR is encoded by the coding sequence ATGAATATTTTTGCCGATTTCGATACCAGGATCAAAAACGCGCTCGAGACAGTCGATCTCGTGAAACAGAACCGCGAAAATATCGATTTTGGACGAGTCACGGTCGAAGCGCCGCGTGATGCGAGCCACGGTGATGTGGCGACCAATGCCGCCATGGTGCTGGCAAAGCCGCTTGGCACCAATCCACGCGCGCTGGCGGAACTGATCGTGCCTGCGCTGCAGCAGGACCCGGATGTCGACAGCGTCAATGTTGCTGGTCCCGGCTTCATAAACCTCAAGGTGTCCGTTGGCTACTGGCAGCGCCTGCTGTCGGGCATGATCTCCGAGGGCACCGATTTCGGTCGCTCGAAGGTTGGTGTCGGTCAGAAGATCAACGTTGAATACGTGTCGGCAAACCCGACTGGACCGATGCATGTCGGCCATTGCCGTGGCGCCGTTGTTGGCGACACGCTGGCGAACCTGCTGTCCTTCGCCGGTTATGACGTTACCAAGGAATATTACATCAACGACGCCGGCTCGCAGATCGATGTTCTGGCGCGTTCTGTGTTCCTGCGTTACCGCGAAGCGCTGGGTGAGGATGTCGGCGTCATTCCGCCCGGTCTTTATCCCGGCGATTATCTCGTTCCGGTCGGCCAGGCGCTGGCGGATGAGTACGGCATCAAGCTGCGCACCATGCCGGAAGAAAAGTGGATGCCGATCGTCAAGGACAAGGCGATCGATGCGATGATGGTGATGATCCGTGAGGATCTGGCGGCCCTCAACGTCAAGCATGACGTGTTCTTCTCGGAGCGCACGCTGCATGCGGGCAACGGCGGCCCCATTCTGTCGGCCATCAACGATCTTACTTTCAAGGGCCATGTCTACAAGGGCACGCTGCCGCCGCCGAAGGGCGAGTTGCCGGACGATTGGGAAGACCGTGAACAGACGCTGTTTCGTTCTACCGAGGTCGGCGACGACATGGACCGCGCGCTGATGAAGTCTGACGGCTCCTATACCTACTTCGCGGCTGACGTGGCCTACTTCAAGAACAAGTACGATCGTGGCTTCAACGAGATGATCTACGTGCTCGGCGCCGATCATGGCGGCTACGTCAAGCGTCTCGAGGCGGTGGCGAGAGCTGTCTCCGAAGGCAAGTCGAAACTGACTGTTCTGTTGTGCCAGCTCGTGAAGCTGTTCCGCGACGGTGAGCCGGTGAAGATGTCGAAGCGCTCCGGCGATTTCGTCACCTTGCGCGATGTTGTGGATGAAGTCGGCCGTGATCCGGTGCGATTCATGATGCTCTATCGGAAGAATTCCGAGCCGCTCGACTTCGATTTTGCGAAAGTAACGGAACAATCGAAGGATAATCCGGTCTTTTACGTGCAGTACGCGCATGCGCGTTGCATGTCCGTGTTCCGGCAGGCGAAAGAAGCGTTTCCGGGGCTTGCTCCGACGCAGGAAGAGCTGGCTGCCTCTGCATCATTGATTAGTGATATCAACGAGTTGCAGCTTGTTGCTAAGCTTGCGGAATATCCGCGCCTGATCGAGTCTGCAGCGCTGACGCATGAGCCTCATCGCCTCGCATTTTACCTTTATGACCTGGCAAGTTTCTTCCACGGACACTGGAATAAAGGTAAAGACCAGCCGGAATTACGTTTTGTTAACGATAAAAACCGAGAATTGAGCATTGCCAGACTCGGGCTGGTGAATGCTGTCGCGAATGTTTTGAAGTCCGGACTTGCTCTTTTGGGAGCGGACGCACCTGACGAAATGCGATAA
- a CDS encoding deoxyguanosinetriphosphate triphosphohydrolase: MIIDQRALGFGSGERAVFAADPWTTRGRLFPEPSSLTRSEFQRDRDRIVHTTAFRRLKHKTQVFISPDGDHYRTRLTHTIEVAQIARALARALKLDEDLAEGVALVHDFGHTPFGHTGEDALDEVLKPYGGFDHNAQSLRIVTKLERRYAEYDGINLTWETLEGLVKHNGPLLDARGEGTHGPVPLPILEYCQLQDLEIGTYASLEAQVAAIADDIAYNTHDIDDGLRAGYLTFEMLEEVPFLSGLMAEVREKYPKLDDDRFAHEIMRRQITRMVEDVIGVAQHNLARLKPKSAADIRAADLTVATFSPAMAETDKQIKKLLFGHIYRHPEIMRIRAGATQIVTDLFHRYMETPAEMQSHYWVDSISGMSVAAKARHVGDYLAGMTDSYALRTHQRLFDHTPDLR, translated from the coding sequence CGCCGCCGATCCATGGACGACGCGTGGGCGTCTGTTCCCAGAACCATCCAGTCTGACGCGATCCGAATTCCAGCGCGACCGCGATCGTATCGTTCATACCACGGCGTTTCGCCGGCTCAAGCACAAGACGCAGGTGTTCATCAGTCCGGATGGCGACCATTACCGCACACGTCTGACCCACACCATCGAGGTGGCGCAGATTGCGCGTGCGCTGGCGCGTGCACTGAAACTGGATGAGGATCTGGCCGAGGGCGTGGCACTCGTTCACGATTTTGGCCACACGCCTTTCGGTCATACCGGTGAGGATGCTCTGGATGAAGTGCTGAAGCCCTATGGCGGGTTCGATCATAACGCCCAGTCGCTGCGCATCGTCACCAAGCTCGAGCGCCGCTACGCCGAATATGACGGGATCAATCTCACCTGGGAAACGCTGGAAGGTCTGGTCAAGCATAATGGACCGCTGCTCGACGCCAGGGGCGAGGGCACGCATGGGCCGGTGCCTCTGCCGATCCTCGAATATTGCCAGCTACAGGATCTCGAGATCGGCACCTATGCAAGCCTTGAAGCGCAGGTCGCGGCCATTGCCGATGACATCGCCTACAACACGCACGACATCGATGATGGTCTGCGGGCCGGTTATCTGACCTTCGAAATGCTGGAGGAGGTGCCTTTCCTCAGCGGCCTGATGGCCGAGGTTCGGGAGAAATACCCGAAGCTGGATGACGACCGTTTTGCCCATGAAATCATGCGCCGGCAAATCACCCGCATGGTGGAAGATGTCATCGGCGTTGCGCAGCATAATCTTGCCAGGCTGAAGCCGAAGAGCGCCGCCGATATTCGCGCTGCCGATCTGACGGTCGCAACCTTCTCGCCAGCGATGGCTGAAACCGACAAGCAGATCAAGAAGCTGCTGTTCGGTCATATCTACCGGCATCCGGAAATCATGCGCATCCGCGCAGGCGCAACACAGATCGTCACCGATCTTTTCCACCGTTATATGGAAACACCTGCCGAAATGCAGAGCCACTACTGGGTGGACAGCATTTCCGGCATGAGTGTTGCGGCCAAGGCCCGCCACGTCGGCGACTATTTGGCAGGGATGACCGACAGTTATGCACTGCGCACCCACCAGCGGCTGTTTGACCATACACCGGATTTACGATAG